Genomic window (Megamonas funiformis):
TATAAATTTGGAAACAATAATTTTTGGTCAACAGGATATTATGTATCGACAGTAGGACTAAATGAAGCAACAATAGCGAAATATATAAGAGAACAAGATACGTATGATAAAATGATGGATAAAATAAGCACAAAAGAATTAAATGATCCCTTTAGGGATTGTTAAGTAATCAGTGCACAATGGCTTGAACGAAGAGAAAGCCAGCGTCATTTAGGCGCTGGCTATTGTTAAAAGCCTTATAGGCTTGTGCAAGCCACACGTTTTACGTGTGGTACTGACTCTTTTAAAACTTGTTTAATTAAAAATTCGCTTTTAGGAAGCCAAAACTGCACAAGTGGGCCAGTTAAAAAAGCAGCTATGACTGTACCTACACCAACAGTACCACCTAAGATGTAGCCTAAAATAACAAAAAATAAATCACAAGTCATACGTACCCAGCGGAATTGAAATTTTTGTAATTTATCAGTTAAGATAATGGCTATCAAATCATTAGGGCCAGTACCAGCGTTGCTTTTGATGACTATGGACATGCCGATAGATAAGATAACGCACCCTAAAATCATACCTAAAATACGCCATGGCAAGGTGGAATCAGCATTGATAAAATCGCCTAAAAGCCATGTGAAAAAATCAATGATAGGACCACCACAAAAAGCGCATAAAATAGTACCAGGTTTTACATATCCTTTAGTAGTTAGAAGCATAACGACCAATAAGATACATAAGACAATGACGTGAAAAGTACCTACAGATAGATTAAATGTTCGAGCAAGCCCCTGAATAAATACAGTGAAGGTATCAGTACCAAGTTCGGATAATAAAAATAAAGAAATCCCCAAATGGGCAATGATTAAACCAAGTAATAAAATACTAAGTGCAATAATCCAGTTTTTTAAACTGCGTTTTGATGTATCACTAGCAAATGTAGACATAGAACCTCTTTTATTTTGTAGATTTATTTTGATGAAATATTATATTTCTTCTGGATAAACTAAATTCCATTCACGGCGCAATTTAGTCATGATATCCATAACATCTTGAGTATAAGTAAATTGTAAAAGATCAGTTTCTTCTTCTAAAATGGCTTTTTCCATATCTTCCATTTCATATTGAAGTGCTTTCTTCGTATCACCTACGATGATTTCTTGTTTTTCGCCTGTAACAGCATCTGTAATTACTGCTTTATTAGCACGAGGGAATTCCATAATTTCAATATAAGCTTTTTTACAGCTAATCATAGCTCGTTTTGGTTGTTTAGAATGAAGTGATAAAGCAATTGTTGCCATCTGATTATCTTCATTCATCAATAAAATAGTAGCTTGTTCATCAACGCCAGTAGGTGCAGGAAGCATTTGACTTAAAATTTTTGTTGGTTTACTTTGCATAAAACTGCGTGTGAGACTAAGCGCATATACACCGATATCGAGCAAAGCACCACCAGCTAAATTTTTATTGAAAAATCTGTTAGTCATATCATAATCTTTGAAACTACCAAAGTTTACAGTAATCATCTGTACTTTACCAAATTCATTATTATGTATCATTTCCCATAATTGTTTATAAATAGGCATATGCCAAATAGTCATAGCTTCAGCTAAAATTAAATTATTTTCTTGAGCTAGTTTAACACATTCATTTAATTCACGACTATTTAAAGTAATGGACTTTTCTACAAATAAATGTTTGTGATTTTCTAAAGCTTTTTTCATGAATGGATAATGTGTATTATGTGGAGTTGTCAAATAAATAATATCTACATCAGGATCAGTGAAGATATCTTGAAAATCATCGTAAACTTTTTCGATGCCATATTTTTTAGCAAAATCGATGGCTTTACTATGTGTACGATTGCCAACAGCATATAATTTTTTGCCCATGTTTTGTAGCGCTTGAGCCATTTCATTGGCAATTACACCAGTACCTAGAACAGCCCAATTTAATTGTTTGTTAAAAGACATAAGTATACCCTCCTAAAATATATAATTTATTATTATTATAAAAAAAATAAACTTATAAAGGAATACTTAAATGATAAATAAAAAAAGATAATATAAATAAAAGGCTTAGCTAATCAAAAGAAAAGCTAAGCCTTAAAATTTTATTTATTTGTTGCTTTTAATACATAAACTTTAGAGTCGAAATCACAGCTTGTAGGCATATCACTAGATACCTGACCTGCGCTAGGATCATCAATTACAAGACCGATATTCATGAGTTCATCACCATAATAACAATTGCCATCAATATTTTGTTTATAGCAAAAATCAGGATTTAAGCCTTGGAGATAAATTCTGCTATATGGTAAATTGATACCATTTAATACACGATACCAACCAACAATAGCAGTTTCTTTATCTTCGCTTACTACCATCCAAGCAGTTACATTATTTTCAAAAGGACTGCTCAAACGATAGAATGTGCCAAATTGGAAAACTTCACGATATTCTTTCATGAATTTAATTTGTTCTTTTACTTCTTCTTGTTCAGCTGGAGTTAATTTATTTAAATCAAGCTCATAGCCAAAAGTACCAAAGTAAGCAACGTTTGCTCTAGTATGAAGAGGTGTTAAACGATATACTTGATGGTTAGGAGTAACAGAAACATGACTGCCGATGGAGCTGATAGGATAAGCAAAAGATGTACCATATTGGATTTTTAAACGTTCAATAGCATCAGAGTCATCACTTGCCCAGCCTTGTGGAGCATAATATAAAAGACCTGGGTCAAATCTAGCACCACCACTAGCACAAGATTCAAAGAGAATATGAGGAAATTCAGAAGTTAAGCGTTCATATAAATCATATACACCTAAGATATAACGATGGAATACTTCTCCTTGTCTATCAGCAGGAAGTGCGACAGAATAACATTCTGTAATACTGCGGTTCATATCCCATTTTATATAAGAAACTTTTGCTTCACGTAAGATTTTAGCAAGCATATTGTAAATATAATCTACAACTTCTTTACGTGAATAATCTAATACATATTGATGACGACATTCACAAGAATTTCTATTTGGTACATGTAAAATCCAATCAGGATGATTGCGATAGAGGTCAGAATCCATATTAGTCATTTCTGGTTCAATCCAAAGACCAAATTTCATGCCGAGATTTTCAATTCTTTCTGCAAGACCTTTGATGCCATTTGGTAAGCGGTCAGTATTTGGATACCAATCGCCAAGACCTGCATAATCGGAAGTGCGTTTGCCAAACCAGCCATCATCTAATACGAATAATTCTACGCCACATTCTTTAGCTTTGCTAGCGATAGTTACGAGTTTATCTTCATTGAAATCGAAATAAGTAGCTTCCCAGTTATTGATTAAAATAGGTCTAGCTTTATCTCTCCAATAGCCACGAGCAAGGCGTTTTTGGAATAATTTATGGAAAGATTGACTTAAATTATTTAAGCCGTTATCAGTATAAATCATTACAGCTTCTGGAGTTTGAAAAGATGTATTTGGTTCTAATTTCCAATCAAATGTAGTTGGATTAATACCCATTAAAACGCGTGTAACATCATGAGTATCAACTTCTGCTTGAGCTAAGAAGTTACCGCTATAGATTAAGCTAAAACCAATAGCTTCCCCTTTATTTTCATCTGTAGTAGGTCGTTTTAAAATGATAAATGGATTGTGTTCATGGGAAGAATGACCACGAGTGGAATTAATAGCAGTGATGCCTTGTTCTAATTTACGTACTTTTAAATGACGTTCTCTAGACCATGTACCAGAGAATTGAAGCCATTCATAATCGCAATCAGGTAAATCAAGACAAAGGCTCATAGCTGTTGTTAAATGAACATCATCTTTACCCTGATTGTAGATTTTAGCACTGCGAGCGATAATGCCATTTTGAGCAAAAATAGTATAGAGTAAATCTATTTCAACTAAAGTTACAGGGTCTTGTAAATGAATAGTTAAAGTGAGAGCTTCATCATCATTTTCTGTGTAAGTAGCAGGTAAATTTTCAAGTTTTGGTTTGCCTTTGCTGATAGAATGACTTTGATAATGGA
Coding sequences:
- a CDS encoding YczE/YyaS/YitT family protein gives rise to the protein MSTFASDTSKRSLKNWIIALSILLLGLIIAHLGISLFLLSELGTDTFTVFIQGLARTFNLSVGTFHVIVLCILLVVMLLTTKGYVKPGTILCAFCGGPIIDFFTWLLGDFINADSTLPWRILGMILGCVILSIGMSIVIKSNAGTGPNDLIAIILTDKLQKFQFRWVRMTCDLFFVILGYILGGTVGVGTVIAAFLTGPLVQFWLPKSEFLIKQVLKESVPHVKRVACTSL
- a CDS encoding alpha-galactosidase, whose product is MKILFNEQSRTFHLTNDKISYIMTVLPNGHLSQVYFGKKVHDKADFSYLIQSCARPTTSYISEEFHNIISLSHIRQEYPVYGTSDYRQPAIEICQTNGSKISDFHYQSHSISKGKPKLENLPATYTENDDEALTLTIHLQDPVTLVEIDLLYTIFAQNGIIARSAKIYNQGKDDVHLTTAMSLCLDLPDCDYEWLQFSGTWSRERHLKVRKLEQGITAINSTRGHSSHEHNPFIILKRPTTDENKGEAIGFSLIYSGNFLAQAEVDTHDVTRVLMGINPTTFDWKLEPNTSFQTPEAVMIYTDNGLNNLSQSFHKLFQKRLARGYWRDKARPILINNWEATYFDFNEDKLVTIASKAKECGVELFVLDDGWFGKRTSDYAGLGDWYPNTDRLPNGIKGLAERIENLGMKFGLWIEPEMTNMDSDLYRNHPDWILHVPNRNSCECRHQYVLDYSRKEVVDYIYNMLAKILREAKVSYIKWDMNRSITECYSVALPADRQGEVFHRYILGVYDLYERLTSEFPHILFESCASGGARFDPGLLYYAPQGWASDDSDAIERLKIQYGTSFAYPISSIGSHVSVTPNHQVYRLTPLHTRANVAYFGTFGYELDLNKLTPAEQEEVKEQIKFMKEYREVFQFGTFYRLSSPFENNVTAWMVVSEDKETAIVGWYRVLNGINLPYSRIYLQGLNPDFCYKQNIDGNCYYGDELMNIGLVIDDPSAGQVSSDMPTSCDFDSKVYVLKATNK
- a CDS encoding Gfo/Idh/MocA family protein, which translates into the protein MSFNKQLNWAVLGTGVIANEMAQALQNMGKKLYAVGNRTHSKAIDFAKKYGIEKVYDDFQDIFTDPDVDIIYLTTPHNTHYPFMKKALENHKHLFVEKSITLNSRELNECVKLAQENNLILAEAMTIWHMPIYKQLWEMIHNNEFGKVQMITVNFGSFKDYDMTNRFFNKNLAGGALLDIGVYALSLTRSFMQSKPTKILSQMLPAPTGVDEQATILLMNEDNQMATIALSLHSKQPKRAMISCKKAYIEIMEFPRANKAVITDAVTGEKQEIIVGDTKKALQYEMEDMEKAILEEETDLLQFTYTQDVMDIMTKLRREWNLVYPEEI